In one Pseudomonas fitomaticsae genomic region, the following are encoded:
- the dgcA gene encoding dimethylglycine demethylation protein DgcA, with amino-acid sequence MAFEAMFQPIQIGKLTIRNRVLSTAHAEVYATDGGMTTERYVKYYEEKAKGGIGLAICGGSSVVAIDSPQQWWSSVNLSTDRIIPHFQNLADAMHKHGAKIMIQITHMGRRSRWDGFHWPTLMSPSGIREPVHRATCKTIEPEEIWRVIGNYAQAARRAKAGGLDGVELSAVHQHMIDQFWSPRVNKRTDEWGGTFEGRMKFGLEVLKAVRAEVGDDFCVGMRICGDEFHPDGLSHEDMKQIAKYYDDTGMLDFIGVVGSGCDTHNTLANVIPNMSYPPEPFLHLAAGIKEVVKVPVLHAQNIKDPNQATRILEGGYVDMVGMTRAHIADPHLIAKIKMGQIDQIKQCVGANYCIDRQYQGLDVLCIQNAATSREYMGVPHIIEKSTGPKRKVVIVGAGPAGMEAARVAAERGHDVTLFEKKEFIGGQITTASKAPQRDQIAGITRWFQLELARLKVDLRLGTAADADTIMDLRPDIVVLAVGGHPYLEQNEHWGAAEGLVVSSWDVLDGKVAPGKNVLVYDTICEFTGMSVADFLADKGSQVEIVTDDIKPGVAIGGTSFPTYYRSMYPKEVIMTGDMMLEKVYREGDKLVAVLENEYTGAKEERVVDQVVVENGVRPDEEIYYALKDGSRNKGQIDVEALFAIQPQPSLSSNGDGYLLFRIGDCVAQRNTHAAIYDALRLCKDF; translated from the coding sequence ATGGCTTTCGAAGCAATGTTTCAGCCAATTCAAATTGGCAAACTGACCATCCGCAACCGCGTGCTCAGCACCGCGCACGCCGAGGTCTACGCGACCGACGGCGGCATGACCACCGAACGGTACGTCAAATATTACGAAGAGAAAGCCAAGGGCGGCATCGGCCTGGCGATCTGTGGCGGTTCGTCCGTGGTGGCGATCGACAGCCCGCAGCAATGGTGGAGTTCGGTGAACCTGTCCACCGACCGGATCATCCCGCACTTCCAGAATCTCGCCGACGCCATGCACAAGCACGGCGCCAAGATCATGATCCAGATTACCCACATGGGCCGTCGCTCCCGTTGGGACGGTTTCCACTGGCCGACCTTGATGTCGCCGTCGGGCATCCGCGAACCGGTACACCGCGCCACCTGTAAAACGATTGAGCCGGAAGAAATCTGGCGGGTGATCGGCAACTACGCGCAAGCCGCGCGCCGCGCCAAGGCCGGTGGTCTGGACGGTGTCGAACTGTCGGCCGTGCACCAGCACATGATCGACCAGTTCTGGAGTCCGCGCGTCAACAAGCGGACTGACGAATGGGGCGGTACCTTCGAAGGTCGGATGAAGTTCGGTCTGGAAGTCCTGAAAGCGGTGCGCGCCGAAGTCGGTGACGATTTCTGCGTCGGCATGCGTATCTGCGGTGACGAGTTCCACCCGGACGGCTTGTCCCACGAAGACATGAAGCAGATCGCCAAGTATTACGACGACACCGGCATGCTCGATTTCATCGGCGTCGTCGGCTCGGGTTGCGACACCCACAACACCCTGGCCAACGTGATTCCGAACATGAGCTATCCGCCGGAGCCGTTCCTGCACCTGGCGGCCGGGATCAAGGAAGTGGTCAAGGTTCCGGTGCTGCACGCGCAGAACATCAAGGACCCGAACCAGGCCACGCGGATTCTGGAGGGCGGTTACGTCGACATGGTCGGCATGACCCGTGCGCACATCGCCGACCCGCACCTGATCGCCAAGATCAAGATGGGTCAGATCGACCAGATCAAGCAGTGCGTCGGCGCCAACTACTGCATCGACCGTCAGTACCAGGGTCTGGACGTGCTGTGCATCCAGAACGCCGCGACCTCCCGTGAATACATGGGCGTGCCGCACATCATCGAGAAATCCACCGGGCCGAAACGCAAAGTGGTGATCGTCGGTGCCGGCCCGGCGGGGATGGAAGCTGCTCGCGTGGCAGCCGAGCGTGGCCACGACGTGACCCTGTTCGAGAAGAAAGAATTCATCGGCGGGCAGATCACTACGGCTTCGAAAGCGCCGCAGCGTGACCAGATCGCCGGTATCACCCGCTGGTTCCAGCTGGAACTGGCGCGCCTGAAAGTCGACCTGCGTCTGGGCACTGCGGCGGATGCCGACACCATCATGGACCTGCGTCCGGACATCGTGGTGCTGGCCGTCGGCGGGCATCCGTATCTGGAGCAGAACGAACACTGGGGCGCCGCTGAAGGGCTGGTCGTCAGCAGCTGGGACGTGCTCGACGGCAAAGTCGCGCCGGGCAAGAACGTGCTGGTCTACGACACCATTTGCGAGTTCACCGGGATGTCGGTGGCCGACTTCCTCGCCGACAAGGGCAGCCAGGTCGAGATTGTCACCGACGACATCAAGCCGGGCGTGGCCATCGGCGGTACGTCGTTCCCGACCTACTACCGCAGCATGTACCCGAAAGAAGTGATCATGACCGGCGACATGATGCTGGAGAAGGTCTACCGCGAAGGCGACAAGCTCGTCGCCGTGCTGGAGAACGAATACACCGGCGCCAAAGAGGAGCGGGTGGTGGATCAGGTGGTCGTCGAGAACGGTGTGCGTCCGGACGAAGAAATCTACTACGCCCTCAAGGACGGCTCGCGCAACAAGGGCCAGATTGACGTCGAGGCATTGTTCGCGATCCAGCCGCAACCTTCGTTGAGCAGCAATGGCGATGGTTACCTGCTGTTCCGCATCGGTGACTGCGTGGCGCAGCGTAATACCCATGCTGCGATCTATGACGCCCTGCGGTTGTGCAAAGACTTCTAA
- a CDS encoding DUF5943 domain-containing protein, with translation MAKIAPQLPIEVDSETGVWTSDALPMLYVPRHFFVNNHMGIEEVLGADAYAEILYKAGYKSAWHWCEKEAECHGLEGVAVFEHYMKRLSQRGWGLFKIQDIDLDKGTASVKLEHSAFVYVYGKVGRKVDYMFTGWFAGAMDQILAARGSKIRTVAEQVYGGSEEGHDDGLFTVKPL, from the coding sequence ATGGCCAAGATCGCCCCGCAATTGCCAATCGAAGTCGACAGCGAGACCGGTGTCTGGACCTCCGACGCCCTGCCGATGCTGTATGTGCCACGGCATTTCTTCGTCAACAACCACATGGGCATCGAGGAAGTACTGGGCGCTGACGCCTATGCCGAAATCCTCTACAAGGCCGGCTACAAATCCGCCTGGCACTGGTGTGAAAAAGAAGCCGAGTGCCACGGCCTGGAAGGCGTCGCGGTGTTCGAGCACTACATGAAGCGCCTGTCGCAGCGCGGCTGGGGCCTGTTCAAGATCCAGGACATCGACCTCGACAAAGGCACCGCCAGCGTCAAGCTCGAACACTCGGCGTTCGTCTACGTCTACGGCAAGGTCGGGCGCAAGGTCGACTACATGTTCACCGGCTGGTTTGCCGGTGCCATGGACCAGATCCTTGCCGCTCGCGGCAGCAAGATCCGCACCGTGGCCGAGCAAGTCTACGGTGGCTCCGAAGAAGGCCACGACGACGGCCTGTTCACCGTCAAGCCGTTGTAA
- a CDS encoding dipeptidase — MSPAELHADSIVIDGLIIAKWNRELFEDMRKGGLTAANCTVSVWEGFQATVNNIAASQKLIRENSDLVIPVRTTADIRKAKEQGKTGILFGFQNAHAFEDQIGYVEVFKQLGVGIVQMCYNTQNLVGTGCYERDGGLSGFGREIVAEMNRVGVMCDLSHVGSKTSEEVILESKKPVCYSHCLPSGLKEHPRNKSDEELKFIADHGGFVGVTMFAPFLAKGIDSTIDDYAEAIEYTMNLVGEDAIGIGTDFTQGHGQDFFEYLTHDKGYARRLTNFGKIINPLGIRTVGEFPNLTETLLKRGHSERVVRKIMGENWVNVLKDVWGE; from the coding sequence ATGAGCCCAGCCGAATTACACGCCGACAGCATCGTTATCGACGGTCTGATCATTGCCAAATGGAACCGCGAGCTGTTCGAAGACATGCGCAAGGGCGGTCTGACGGCGGCCAACTGCACCGTGTCGGTGTGGGAAGGCTTTCAGGCCACGGTCAACAACATCGCTGCCAGCCAGAAACTGATTCGCGAAAACAGCGATCTGGTGATCCCCGTCCGCACCACCGCCGACATCCGCAAGGCCAAGGAGCAGGGCAAGACCGGCATCCTCTTCGGCTTCCAGAACGCCCATGCGTTCGAAGACCAGATCGGCTATGTCGAGGTGTTCAAGCAGCTCGGCGTCGGCATCGTGCAGATGTGCTACAACACCCAGAACCTGGTGGGCACCGGTTGCTACGAACGTGACGGCGGCCTGTCGGGCTTCGGTCGCGAAATCGTCGCCGAGATGAACCGTGTCGGCGTCATGTGCGACCTGTCCCACGTCGGCTCCAAGACTTCCGAGGAAGTCATCCTCGAATCGAAAAAACCGGTCTGCTATTCCCACTGCCTGCCGTCGGGGCTGAAAGAGCACCCGCGCAACAAATCCGATGAAGAGCTCAAGTTCATTGCCGACCACGGTGGTTTCGTCGGCGTGACCATGTTCGCGCCGTTCCTGGCCAAGGGCATCGATTCGACCATCGACGACTACGCCGAAGCCATCGAATACACCATGAACCTGGTCGGCGAAGACGCCATCGGCATCGGCACCGACTTCACCCAGGGTCACGGTCAGGACTTCTTCGAATACCTGACCCACGACAAGGGCTACGCCCGCCGTCTGACCAACTTCGGCAAGATCATCAACCCGCTGGGCATCCGCACCGTCGGCGAGTTCCCGAACCTGACCGAAACCCTGCTCAAGCGCGGCCACTCCGAGCGCGTGGTACGCAAGATCATGGGCGAAAACTGGGTGAACGTCCTGAAAGACGTCTGGGGCGAATAA
- a CDS encoding lysozyme inhibitor LprI family protein, translated as MKSIFLALALIATGVHAAEESDNNPCDAVENDIQTLECSTYSRTTAEDLLKDNYASLNERMQTTYGKNPAQLADITAKLKAAQQQWLKTRDADCAVEAFPATDGSKAFKIAQNDCVARMSDERSEFLESIGQE; from the coding sequence ATGAAATCGATCTTCCTGGCCCTGGCCCTGATTGCGACCGGCGTACACGCCGCCGAAGAGTCCGACAACAACCCGTGCGACGCGGTGGAAAACGACATCCAGACCCTGGAATGCTCGACCTACAGCCGCACCACCGCCGAGGACCTGCTCAAGGACAACTACGCCAGCCTCAACGAGCGCATGCAAACCACCTACGGCAAGAACCCGGCGCAACTGGCCGACATCACCGCCAAACTCAAGGCCGCCCAGCAACAATGGCTGAAAACCCGCGACGCGGACTGCGCCGTGGAAGCCTTCCCGGCGACGGACGGCAGCAAGGCGTTCAAGATTGCGCAGAATGACTGCGTGGCGCGTATGAGTGACGAGCGGTCGGAGTTTTTGGAGTCGATCGGGCAGGAGTGA
- a CDS encoding DUF3010 family protein, whose translation MNICGIEIKGSEAIIAVASLDGSLLSHVALSTKKIALDDDDEAANVKLFAAQVASFVRENSIDRIAIKKRSKKGEFAGGPTTFKIEGVFQLLDGCEVTLLSPQTINAQAKKHNFELPGTLNKYQHEAYKAACSALVKK comes from the coding sequence ATGAACATCTGCGGTATCGAAATCAAAGGCAGTGAAGCGATCATCGCCGTGGCGTCCCTCGACGGTTCGTTGCTGAGCCATGTCGCGCTGAGCACCAAGAAAATCGCGCTGGACGATGACGACGAGGCGGCCAACGTGAAGCTGTTCGCCGCACAGGTGGCGTCGTTCGTGCGCGAGAACTCGATTGATCGCATCGCGATCAAGAAGCGCAGCAAGAAGGGCGAGTTTGCCGGTGGGCCGACCACGTTCAAGATCGAGGGCGTGTTTCAGTTGCTGGACGGTTGCGAGGTGACACTGCTGTCGCCGCAGACGATCAATGCCCAGGCCAAGAAGCACAATTTCGAGCTGCCGGGCACGCTGAACAAGTATCAGCATGAAGCCTACAAGGCAGCGTGCTCGGCATTGGTGAAGAAGTAA
- a CDS encoding ATP-binding protein: protein MSRNNGFVFRRPALARSVADGLVGAGLQDFTSGLFLAAPRRTGKSTFLREDLIPECQARGWLTVYVDLWADKEKDPADLIAGAIAGALVPFEKGIRKLAKNIGIEKLSFLRTLSWDFTKPQLPAGATLTQALELLHSAAEKSVVLVIDEAQHALTTAAGINAMFALKAARDQLNQGREGEGSGLHLVFTGSNRDKLAHLVLGKSQPFFGSSITPFPLLGKEFTQAYTLHLNAHLAETNQFSAADIDDAFELVGRRPEMLRTIIGEVALELGEASNLGQLLQSRAELLRAGVWTEFESAWNALTIPQRAVLEVMVERSQNNEPFAPFTDSTLMAVGKALENLGSDVVPGTQTIQACIDALRDKELVWKSSRGGYALEDKSFGDWLSARKAR, encoded by the coding sequence ATGTCCCGAAACAACGGCTTCGTCTTCCGCCGCCCCGCTCTGGCCCGCAGCGTTGCCGATGGTCTGGTGGGTGCAGGTTTGCAGGATTTCACCTCCGGCCTTTTTCTGGCAGCGCCGCGTCGCACCGGCAAAAGCACCTTTCTGCGCGAGGATCTGATCCCGGAATGCCAGGCCCGAGGCTGGCTGACGGTTTACGTCGACCTGTGGGCCGACAAGGAAAAAGACCCTGCTGACTTGATCGCCGGTGCCATTGCAGGCGCGTTGGTCCCCTTTGAAAAGGGCATCCGCAAACTGGCGAAGAATATCGGCATCGAAAAACTCAGCTTTCTGCGCACCTTGTCCTGGGATTTCACCAAGCCGCAACTGCCGGCGGGCGCGACCCTGACGCAAGCGCTGGAACTGCTCCACAGCGCCGCCGAAAAATCCGTAGTGCTGGTGATCGATGAGGCCCAGCACGCGCTCACCACCGCCGCAGGCATCAACGCGATGTTTGCCCTGAAGGCTGCACGGGATCAGCTCAACCAGGGACGTGAGGGCGAGGGCAGCGGTTTGCATCTGGTGTTCACCGGTTCCAATCGCGACAAACTCGCCCATCTGGTGCTGGGCAAGAGCCAACCGTTCTTCGGCTCGAGCATCACGCCCTTTCCGTTGCTGGGAAAAGAGTTCACCCAGGCGTATACCTTGCACCTCAACGCCCATCTGGCCGAGACCAATCAGTTCAGTGCGGCCGATATCGACGACGCCTTTGAATTGGTGGGGCGACGCCCGGAAATGTTGCGCACCATCATCGGTGAAGTCGCGCTGGAACTGGGCGAGGCCAGCAATCTGGGGCAGCTGCTGCAAAGCCGTGCCGAATTGTTGCGCGCCGGCGTGTGGACCGAGTTCGAAAGCGCCTGGAACGCACTGACCATCCCTCAGCGCGCCGTGCTGGAAGTGATGGTGGAGCGCTCTCAAAACAACGAGCCTTTTGCACCGTTCACCGACAGCACACTCATGGCAGTCGGCAAGGCACTGGAAAACCTGGGCAGCGACGTGGTGCCGGGCACCCAGACCATTCAGGCCTGCATCGATGCCCTGCGCGACAAGGAGCTGGTGTGGAAGTCGAGCCGTGGTGGCTATGCGCTGGAAGACAAGTCTTTCGGCGACTGGCTGAGCGCGCGTAAAGCGCGCTAG
- a CDS encoding GlxA family transcriptional regulator, translated as MSQDFYFLLMPGFSAIGFISAIEPLRVANRFRGELYRWHVLSADGGAVLASNGMSVNADAALEPLKKGATLLVVAGFEPLKFATPALEHWLRRLDNEGVTLGAIDTGSFVLAEAGLLDGHRLTLHWEAIDAFKESYPQLSVTQELFEIDRRRITSAGGTASIDLMLDLIAQAHGPQLAIQVSEQFVLGRIRPRKDHQRMEVATRYGISNKKLVHVIGEMEQHSEPPLTTLELAESIKVTRRQLERLFRLHLNDTPSNFYLRLRLEKARQLLRQTDMSVLEVSIACGFESPSYFTRSYRAKFARCPREDRRREAV; from the coding sequence ATGTCCCAGGATTTCTACTTTCTGTTGATGCCGGGTTTTTCCGCCATCGGTTTCATCTCTGCGATCGAACCGCTGCGGGTGGCCAACCGCTTTCGCGGCGAGCTGTATCGCTGGCACGTGTTGAGCGCCGATGGCGGGGCGGTGCTGGCGAGTAACGGGATGTCGGTCAACGCCGATGCGGCGCTGGAGCCGCTGAAGAAAGGTGCGACGCTGCTGGTGGTCGCCGGCTTCGAACCACTGAAGTTCGCTACCCCGGCGCTGGAGCACTGGCTGCGACGGCTGGACAACGAAGGTGTGACCCTCGGCGCCATCGACACCGGCAGCTTCGTCCTTGCAGAGGCCGGCCTGCTCGATGGTCATCGCCTGACCCTGCACTGGGAAGCCATCGACGCCTTCAAGGAATCTTATCCACAGCTCAGCGTGACCCAGGAACTGTTTGAGATTGATCGTCGGCGCATCACGTCCGCCGGCGGCACCGCGTCCATCGACCTGATGCTCGATCTGATTGCCCAGGCCCACGGCCCGCAACTGGCGATCCAGGTCAGCGAGCAGTTTGTATTGGGGCGGATTCGTCCACGCAAGGACCACCAGCGCATGGAAGTCGCCACGCGCTACGGCATCAGCAACAAGAAGCTGGTGCATGTGATCGGCGAGATGGAGCAGCACAGCGAACCGCCGCTGACCACCCTGGAACTGGCGGAGTCGATCAAGGTGACGCGGCGGCAACTGGAGCGGTTGTTTCGCCTGCACCTGAACGACACGCCGAGCAATTTCTATCTGCGCTTGAGACTGGAAAAGGCCCGGCAGCTGTTGCGTCAGACCGACATGAGCGTGCTGGAAGTCAGCATCGCCTGCGGGTTTGAATCACCGTCGTATTTCACCCGCAGCTACCGGGCGAAGTTTGCCCGGTGCCCACGGGAGGATCGGCGACGGGAGGCCGTTTGA
- the choX gene encoding choline ABC transporter substrate-binding protein codes for MKRLISSCVLALSGTAFLSASVMAADSASCQNVRMGVVNWTDVIATSAMAQVLLDGLGYSTKQTSASQQIVFAGIRDQRLDLFLGYWNPLMTQTITPFVDANQVKVLEAPSLKDARATLAVPTYLADKGLKTFADIARFEKELGGKIYGIEPGSGANTQIKAMIAKNQFGLGKFQLVESSEAGMLAAVDRAVRRKEAVVFFGWAPHPMNVNVQMTYLTGSDDALGPNEGMATVWTVTAPKYAEQCPNVSRLLSNLTFTAEDESRMMQPLLDHKDAFESAKQWLKDHPQDKQRWLEGVTTFDGKPAAENLQLTSK; via the coding sequence ATGAAACGACTGATCAGCAGCTGTGTTCTCGCACTCAGCGGTACCGCGTTTTTAAGCGCCAGTGTCATGGCGGCCGATTCCGCATCGTGTCAGAACGTGCGCATGGGCGTGGTGAACTGGACCGACGTGATCGCCACCAGTGCCATGGCCCAGGTTTTGCTCGACGGCCTCGGCTACAGCACCAAACAGACCAGCGCCTCTCAGCAAATCGTCTTCGCCGGCATCCGCGACCAGCGCCTGGATCTGTTCCTCGGTTACTGGAACCCGCTGATGACCCAGACCATCACCCCGTTCGTCGACGCCAACCAGGTCAAGGTGCTTGAAGCGCCAAGCCTCAAGGACGCCCGCGCCACCCTCGCCGTGCCGACTTATCTGGCGGACAAGGGCCTGAAAACCTTCGCCGACATCGCCAGGTTCGAGAAAGAGCTGGGCGGCAAGATCTACGGCATCGAGCCAGGCTCGGGCGCCAACACCCAGATCAAGGCGATGATCGCCAAGAACCAGTTCGGCCTCGGCAAGTTCCAGCTCGTGGAATCAAGCGAGGCCGGCATGCTCGCCGCCGTCGATCGCGCCGTGCGCCGCAAGGAAGCCGTGGTGTTCTTCGGCTGGGCGCCGCACCCGATGAACGTCAACGTGCAGATGACTTATCTGACCGGCAGCGACGATGCCCTCGGCCCGAACGAAGGCATGGCCACCGTGTGGACCGTGACCGCGCCGAAATACGCCGAACAATGCCCGAACGTCAGCCGCCTGCTGAGCAACCTGACGTTCACCGCCGAAGACGAGAGTCGGATGATGCAGCCGCTGCTCGATCACAAGGACGCTTTCGAATCGGCCAAGCAATGGCTCAAGGATCACCCGCAGGACAAACAGCGCTGGCTTGAAGGCGTCACCACTTTCGATGGCAAACCGGCGGCTGAAAACCTCCAGCTCACCAGCAAATAA
- a CDS encoding BKACE family enzyme, with product MNHDVIITCALTGAGDTTAKSPHVPVTPKQIAAAAVEAAKAGATVVHCHVRDPQTGKFSRDVALYREVMERIREADVDIIVNLTAGMGGDLEIGPGENPMEFGPNTDLVGPLTRLAHVEELLPEICTLDCGTLNFGDGDTIYVSTPAQLRAGAKRITELGVKAELEIFDTGHLWFAKQMIKEGLLDNPLFQLCLGIPWGAPADTTTMKAMVDNLPADAVWAGFGIGRMQMPMAAQAVLLGGNVRVGLEDNLWLDKGVLATNGQLVERATEILSRLGARVLTPAEGRKKMGLTQRG from the coding sequence ATGAACCACGACGTCATCATCACCTGCGCACTCACCGGTGCTGGCGACACGACCGCCAAGAGCCCTCACGTGCCGGTCACCCCGAAACAGATCGCCGCAGCCGCGGTGGAAGCGGCCAAGGCCGGCGCCACGGTCGTGCACTGCCACGTCCGCGACCCGCAAACCGGCAAGTTCAGCCGCGACGTGGCGCTGTACCGCGAAGTCATGGAGCGCATCCGCGAAGCCGACGTCGACATCATCGTCAACCTCACTGCCGGCATGGGCGGCGACCTGGAAATCGGCCCGGGCGAGAACCCGATGGAGTTCGGCCCGAACACCGATCTGGTCGGCCCGCTGACCCGCCTCGCCCACGTCGAAGAACTGCTGCCGGAAATCTGCACGCTGGATTGCGGCACCCTGAACTTCGGCGACGGCGACACCATTTACGTCTCCACCCCGGCCCAGCTGCGTGCCGGCGCCAAGCGCATCACCGAGCTGGGCGTGAAGGCGGAGCTGGAGATTTTCGACACCGGTCACCTGTGGTTCGCCAAACAGATGATCAAGGAAGGCCTGCTCGATAACCCGCTGTTCCAGCTGTGCCTGGGCATCCCGTGGGGCGCGCCGGCCGACACCACCACCATGAAAGCCATGGTCGACAACCTGCCCGCCGATGCGGTGTGGGCCGGTTTCGGCATCGGCCGGATGCAGATGCCGATGGCGGCGCAAGCGGTGCTGCTTGGCGGCAACGTGAGGGTTGGTCTGGAAGACAACCTGTGGTTGGACAAAGGCGTGCTGGCGACCAATGGCCAACTGGTCGAACGCGCCACCGAGATCCTCAGCCGCCTCGGCGCCCGCGTGCTGACCCCGGCTGAAGGTCGCAAGAAGATGGGCCTGACCCAGCGCGGCTGA
- a CDS encoding L-carnitine dehydrogenase yields the protein MSFITEIKTFAALGSGVIGSGWVARALAHGLDVVAWDPAPGAEAALRKRVANAWGALEKNGLAPGASQDRLRFVATIEECVRDADFIQESAPERLELKLDLHSKISAAAKPNALIGSSTSGLLPSEFYESSTHPERCVVGHPFNPVYLLPLVEVVGGKNTAPEAVQAAMKVYESLGMRPLHVRKEVPGFIADRLLEALWREALHLVNDGVATTGEIDDAIRFGAGLRWSFMGTFLTYTLAGGDAGMRHFMSQFGPALQLPWTYLPAPELTDKLIDDVVDGTSDQLGRHSISALERYRDDCLLAVLEAVKTTKEKHGMSFSE from the coding sequence ATGAGCTTTATCACCGAAATCAAAACCTTCGCAGCACTGGGCAGCGGCGTCATCGGCAGCGGCTGGGTCGCCCGCGCCCTCGCCCACGGCCTCGACGTGGTGGCCTGGGACCCGGCGCCGGGTGCCGAAGCGGCGCTGCGCAAACGCGTGGCCAACGCCTGGGGCGCGCTGGAGAAAAACGGCTTGGCGCCGGGCGCTTCGCAGGATCGCCTGCGCTTTGTCGCGACCATCGAAGAGTGCGTGCGCGATGCGGACTTCATCCAGGAAAGCGCCCCGGAACGCCTCGAACTGAAACTGGATTTGCACAGCAAAATCAGTGCGGCGGCCAAGCCGAACGCTCTGATCGGTTCCAGCACTTCGGGCCTATTGCCGAGCGAGTTCTATGAGAGCTCGACCCACCCGGAACGCTGCGTGGTCGGTCACCCGTTCAACCCGGTCTACCTGCTGCCGCTGGTGGAAGTGGTCGGCGGCAAGAACACCGCGCCGGAAGCCGTGCAGGCCGCGATGAAAGTCTACGAATCCCTCGGCATGCGCCCGCTGCATGTGCGCAAGGAAGTGCCCGGCTTCATCGCCGACCGCCTGCTCGAAGCGCTGTGGCGCGAGGCGCTGCACCTGGTCAACGACGGCGTGGCGACCACCGGTGAAATCGACGACGCGATCCGCTTTGGCGCCGGGCTGCGCTGGTCGTTCATGGGCACGTTCTTGACTTACACCCTGGCCGGTGGCGATGCCGGCATGCGCCACTTCATGTCGCAGTTCGGCCCGGCGTTGCAGCTGCCGTGGACGTACCTGCCGGCGCCGGAACTGACGGACAAGTTGATCGACGATGTGGTGGATGGCACCAGCGATCAACTGGGCCGGCACAGTATTTCGGCGCTGGAGCGCTATCGTGATGATTGCTTGCTGGCGGTGCTTGAGGCGGTGAAGACCACCAAAGAGAAGCACGGGATGAGTTTCAGCGAGTGA
- a CDS encoding thioesterase family protein — protein MPFLTTYQTRIIPDWVDYNGHLRDAFYLLIFSYATDALMDRLGMDSNNREASGNSLFTLELHLNYLHEVKLDAEVEVRTQIIGHDQKRLHLYHSLHLAGGDKELAGNEQMLLHVDLAGPRSAPFTPDTLGRLQAIVAEQADLPAPAYIGRVIALPPAR, from the coding sequence ATGCCCTTTCTAACCACCTACCAGACCCGCATCATCCCCGACTGGGTCGACTACAACGGCCACCTGCGCGACGCCTTCTATCTGCTGATTTTCAGCTACGCCACCGACGCCCTGATGGACCGTCTCGGCATGGACAGCAACAATCGCGAAGCCAGCGGAAACTCGCTGTTCACCCTCGAACTGCACCTCAACTACCTGCACGAAGTGAAGCTCGATGCCGAGGTCGAAGTGCGCACGCAGATCATCGGTCACGACCAGAAACGCCTGCACCTCTATCACAGCCTGCACCTGGCCGGTGGTGACAAGGAGCTGGCCGGCAACGAACAGATGCTGCTCCATGTCGACCTCGCCGGGCCGCGTTCCGCACCGTTTACCCCGGACACCCTGGGCCGTCTGCAAGCCATCGTCGCCGAGCAGGCCGACCTGCCCGCCCCGGCTTACATCGGCCGGGTCATCGCCCTGCCCCCAGCCCGGTAA